In Acholeplasma equirhinis, the following proteins share a genomic window:
- a CDS encoding HNH endonuclease signature motif containing protein: protein MEINRKNALRFWETVYGSELLVSDCFGTLIYKEDYGDYTTERLYEGKKHNFGWTIDHILPIKLGGTDDNNNLEIMHWKNNQEKGDHNTFVINNIRYAIYRCKQTVDGYRGYGIINQNTGIRIDWKATKHKYF, encoded by the coding sequence ATGGAGATTAATAGAAAAAATGCACTTAGATTTTGGGAAACAGTATATGGCTCTGAATTATTAGTGTCTGATTGTTTTGGTACACTTATCTACAAAGAAGACTACGGTGATTATACTACTGAAAGATTATATGAAGGAAAGAAGCATAATTTTGGCTGGACGATAGATCACATTCTTCCAATAAAACTTGGTGGTACGGATGACAATAATAATTTAGAAATCATGCATTGGAAAAATAACCAAGAAAAAGGTGATCATAATACATTTGTGATCAATAATATAAGATATGCTATTTATCGTTGCAAACAAACTGTTGATGGATATAGAGGTTATGGCATAATTAATCAAAATACAGGAATAAGAATTGATTGGAAAGCCACTAAACATAAATATTTTTAA
- a CDS encoding YolD-like family protein has protein sequence MSYVDRGIIKWQPFDGLAGFHEILARIRYNQGKIPKPVLLDDKVDEINRELEDALNNHKMVLIKHFEDGYIYPYEGYIFKVDTIKQHIILTSKERFKMEDIVDLYCL, from the coding sequence ATGAGCTATGTCGATCGTGGCATTATTAAGTGGCAACCATTTGATGGTTTAGCAGGGTTTCATGAGATTCTAGCAAGAATCCGTTACAACCAAGGAAAGATTCCGAAACCAGTTCTTTTAGATGATAAAGTTGATGAAATTAATAGAGAACTGGAAGATGCCTTAAATAACCATAAAATGGTTCTAATAAAGCATTTTGAGGATGGATATATCTACCCTTATGAGGGTTATATATTTAAAGTTGATACGATTAAACAGCATATCATCTTGACGTCAAAAGAAAGATTTAAGATGGAAGATATTGTTGACTTATACTGCTTATAA